AGGCCCTGGacgcggggccgcgggcgaCACACCAGGGCGAGCGGAGGGTGCTCGGGCagaggcggcgggggcggggcagGAGGCGAGGGGCTGGCGGCACGGCCGCCTAACGGTCAGCGTTTCAAACGGTCCCGCGCGAGCTGCCGCGAGACCCCCGCGGctcgcgccccccccccccccccccccgcgggggcggggccgccggggagAAAGCGCGCGGCTGGGAAAGGGGCGGCCCCATTGGCTCGCGTCCGCCGGGTTGACGCATTGGCGCAGCCGGGCCCggcccctcccccctcccctttctctCGGCGCGAGCAGAGGGTGGTCAGCAGCGCCGGCCGTTACGGGGCAAGTCTATTGGCTAGCCGGGACATCCGTTACCGGCGGGCCCCTCCCTCTCTCGCGGCTTTTGCCGACGCGCGGCGGAGGTCGCGCCCTCCGATTAGACGTCGCCCTCGTCAATCTCggccgaggccccgcccccgtaGGTGAGTCGCGGACGGCAACGGCGGCCCGCTCTCATTGGCTGCGCGAGCGGCGGGGGCGTGCGCTGCGGCGGCACGGCGGGCGGGGCTCCCAGCGTCCCCTTTGTGTGGGCACCAGTCGCCGGCCGAGCTCTTGAGGAGTAGCAGCCGCCATTTTGTGCGTGTCTGTGttttccccccgcccccctttTCTGTGGGAGCAGCGGCAGCCGGGACGCCCCATCTCTTCCGCGGGTAAGGTGAGGCGAAGCGAAGACTTTGGGCCAGACCGAGGGCCAAATCGCTGGCGGCTGCTGGCTGCCGTGAAGTCGCGCTGCTCGCAGCGAGAGAGGGGGAAGAAGCTGACggagaagggggaaagaaaacctTCAGAGCTGCCCCCCAACAGGAGGAGGAGTCTCGGCGCCAGGCCTAGGCGCAGCCCCGGCACCGGCGGCAGCATGGAGAACTCGCAGCTATGCAAGCTGTTCATCGGCGGCCTGAACGTGCAGACCACGGAGGCCGGGCTGCGGGAGCACTTCGCGGCCTACGGTACCCTCACCGACTGCGTGGTCGTGCTCAACCCGCAGACCAAGCGCTCCCGCTGCTTCGGCTTCGTCACCTACTCGGCAGTGGAGGAGGCCGACGCCGCCATGGCCGCCTCCCCCCACGCTGTGGACGGCAACGCGGTGGAGCTGAAGCGGGCCGTGTCCCGCGAGGACTCGGCCAAACCCGGCGCCCACGCTAAGGTGAAGAAGCTTTTTGTGGGCGGCCTCAAGGGGGATGTGGGCGAAGGGGACCTGGTGCAGCACTTCAGCCAGTTCGGCCCCGTGGAGAAGGCCGAGATCATCGCCGACAAACAGAGCGGGAAGAAGCGCGGCTTCGGCTTCGTCTATTTCCAGAACCACGACGCCGCCGACAAGGCTGCCGTGGTCAAGTTCCACCCGATCCAGGGCCATCGCGTGGAGGTCAAGAAGGCCGTGCCCAAGGAGGACATCCAGTCGagcgggggaggcggcggtgGTGGCTCTTCGAGGCCTTCCCGGGGCGGCAGAGGCGGAGGAAGGGGACGGGGCGGCGGATCCGGCAACCGGGATCACAACggcctttccaaaggaggcgGCGGTTACAATAGCTACGGCGGCTacggcggaggcggcggcggcggttaCGGCTCCTACGGCAGCGGTTCCTACGGAGGAGGTGGCGGAGGAGGAGGTGGCGACTACGGCAACGGGTACGGCGGGTTCGGCAGCTACAGCCAGCACCAGTCCTCCTATGGCCCCATGAAGAGCGGcggaggaggtggaggagggggCGGCAACTGGGGGGGCCGCAGTAACAGTGGACCGTACAGAGGAGGCTATGGTGGGGGAGGGTATGGGGGCGGCTCTTTCTAAGTTGGAGCGCCCATACCCATTGGGGGTGGCATGGAGAGCCCTCCCTTTGATACGGGGCAGCTTCTAAATGGTTTCTCCCCTCATTCGCCGAAGGGCAGCTCCTTTTAAATGCCTCCCTGCTGTGGGAGCAGCTCCTAAATGCCCCCTGGGGGTCGCCTCTGCTGCCTGTGccacttctttctctctgaagatGGACTGGGCCCCACATACACATACTTTGTGTTACAGTCATTGATGGactctatttttttattattacttggACCTTGGTCGTTTTTATACTAGCAACGAAAAATgtcttgttttaatttgtttttttgggggtaTGGGGGGGGGAAGTGTCTTGCTGATCTGGAGTAAAAACTGGGGAGGGTTATGGGGGAATTTTCTTTGTTGTAAGGACTCGATACCTGgctactacatttttttctacaaaatctACTCGGATCCCATGACTGAAATTAACATTTCtgtaaaggaggaagaaatcgTTTTTacgttttttattttttaaataaatcattgtGTTCATTGACCTTTACatgtctaattttttttcctaggatCCATTCCGTACGGTTTAAGGCTTTTCTGGGTTTGAAACAAGTGTTCCTCTGCTTTAAAATCTCTATGTATTTAGAGTGAATATTTTATTGCCAGTAAAGGTCCTAATTGACTTttttgctttccccccccccagtggATTTATTGGTTTTCAAACATTTGACAGAAATTTTTGAAGTACTGATCCGTGGATGTggtctgttttttaaatattcgTTCTCATGCAGTTTGTGTGCATCCACCATCTTGTACTAGGCAGTTTGATGTGCTGACATGGTTGGTCAATTTTTTCTATAGGACTTTTCCATCAACGTATGTACTGTGTAGTTTTGAAGAAATAGTTTGTGTTAAGCATGTGCTTCattcatatataaaatgttcaaatttcCGATTGCTTAGTTTCAAGTCCTCTTATTGGTTTGTCTGTATATGATTCCTTACAGGAAAGGGTCAACACTTATCCCTTCTATTAAATGCATACTTGTTTTCATAGTACCGGGTTAACAGATTTCACTCTGAACTATTGTCCTTCATTAAAGTTCCCCGAAACTCTTTTGCAGCACCATCTACTGGCAGGATGGCAGAATCATTGCTGTAGGCTTTATTACAGCAAAGTAAAGTTGGTTTGCTAACAATTGTACTagatttttgaaagctttttttatgCCATTAGATGACTGGTGTAGAATGAAATTAAATCTGCATGTGAATAAAGATGGGCTCCATGAGTActgactgaaaaaagaaatggatttgCAATACTTGCCTCAGCACGTTTTTTGgatcatttgcttttttgcttttttttttaataattgcaaTTGCCCATATTTCAAAAAGTGATAATCTAAACTGGGCAAAGTGCTATGATAAATGAGCCAGCTAAGTGTACCAGTAACATAGGTGCCAGttgtaaagcaaaaatatctgtGTAGTCTGCTTGATTAACAAATGTATATTTGTAGCCCTTTCACGCAATAGAATTGAAGTTTGttgtttattaaaaagcataatGTTTTAGGGGAAAACTGCCTTCCTGCATAGAAATATAGAATAGCAACGTTTATGGGTTTATGGATATCAAATAAAGAATTGAATTCCTTACATGCTTGAGTGAGAGTATGTATGATATGGGGCATGGATTAAAAAGTACAAAGCTATTTTGACTTCAGGTTTCTAAACACTTAGTTTTTAATACTGATGCTTTATGGGACTTCATCCTGAAAGCTGATCTGTGGTCCAGATATGCAAGATCCTAGGCATGTAACTCCCACTGATTGCAGTGGAAAGTGAATGTCTAAGGCTTTGTGCCTCTGGGCTGTAGAATTTCGCATGAAACCTCAATGTATTCTCAGTCTTTTATCTAAGTCTAACTTGACACTGATTTTAGTTGAAATGAGTCTTTTTGTtgtattagaaataaaactggTGTCAACTGAATTCACTGCCTGCTTGAGCTTAAATAAACAGGGACAACTTTTTGATATCTTCAAGATCTTAAGCTTTAAGAGCCGAGTTTCCTCTTGTTTGTGGTATTTTGTGGCTCTTAAATGGTTCTCTTTGACCTAGCTTTTGTAAATAGGTTCCAAGTAACTTGCTGTTTGaaattatattgtattttttttactctaaatACTTGTTAGCGTCTGTTGTGAACGAGTGTCACTGATAACTTGTTGAAAGTGCAAGTCACTTCAAAGAAGTATTTGTGAAATGTTGCACTTGATAAACCAGCAGCTCTCATCAGTGGAGAGCTTCAGGTAGTTGGCTTTATTTCAGACCATTAAGCTTGAaatttttttgttatctttACAATTTAAAGATGTTGGACGGTCCATCTGCAAACTTCAAGAGAAGCACAGCTTTCCATTTTGTAGTTCAAACAGCTGTTGAGCTCCAGGCCTTGTATTAGTTTAGGCATATGATTGTCCCTTGCATGGGTGGGTTGCCTTAGCCTTGTCAAAGGACAGCCTGTTTTTGAAAGATGCAGTTAAAATCACTTCTGTGATGTGGCTTGTCATTAGAGGAAAAGATTTGCGTACAAATCAGACTTCATGTGTGAACTCTTTAACTGTTTTGCCAAGTTATTGCTTGGTTTTGAGAACTATTATACTGAAGCAAACTATTTGATTACTTGTACGTAAGTCCTCTTGTAGGACTACTGTCTTACAGAATAAAGAGCGGATCCCTGAAATTGCATCTGTATTTGAGAGGAATATGCTGTCTAATTTATATCTTTAAAGTTTGTCATCTGTGTAACTTTCTAAGGTTTCCTCGGAAGTGCTCTGTGGCAAGTGGCTCGGGTAATTGGGACTGGCTGTACTCCAGGCTCTTCTCTCTGGGGAAGAAGAACTTTTTTTGTGACAACGCAGGTACCTTTACGGAGCTTTGTCTAAATGATTGTTCAGTAAGGGGCAATAGTGATAGGCTGTACCATGGAATATAAAAAGATGTAAATCCATATTGGATAGTATTAAAATGGCAATAATTTAAATCTCTTTGAAATCTGTTTGTGGGACAGTTCCTAGTGAATGGAAAATGTTTGTTGCTCAGACTTTGTTTACATGTTTAATGGTATTTTGTAGTTTTCTGACCCCTGGTGGGCTTGTCTGCATGGGAATGTATGGAGGAGTTGAAGATTAAATGAAGTCTGTAGTTGAATAAGTTTTTTAGACTGCAAAGTCTCACTGGGATGGTTTTATGGAGATAGAAGTAAAGTAGCTTTAGTTTGCTGTTCTTGTAGCTATTACTGGAGGATAGGTAtctgaaatcatttaaaaagcttaatGGCCTCCTGTTCAGTAATGACTGAAGTACTGTTTCACCTGTGAGAAATAGGAAGTGAGAgcaattactttatttttcaggttcAATAAGGAAAGTAAAAGTGCAGCAGTTCTCTTAAAATGGACTTTTTTGTCGTGATCTGCATGAACGAAAACAAACTCCCCAAGACAAAGCTCTGTAGAGTCTATAGTACCGTAGTCTTGCTTACTGTGTTAAGTGATGcacaatgtatttcttttaataatagAGTAAGCAGGAGTATTCATATCTACTCCAAATACTAATATGTTTTTAGTCCTGCTTCGTGTGACTTGTAAATTTTATTTGACTAATACCAGTGACTACtgtgttaaaaagaaacatgctAAACACCTCTACACTTAGATAACTGCACAAATCAATGGAAGGTCATctcatttgcttattttaatgtTAGATGATGGAAAGGTGGTTCAGAACAGAAGCAACAGTTGAAACTGCTTTGATCACAGTAAAAACTGCAGATCACTGACTGTTACAGCTGTGgcagatttcaaaaataaaaagttgtctTGCCCTTTAGACTAGTGTAATATACTTAGGATAGGTGATGTTTACTGTGGGGAACTGAGCAACCTCTCAGGTTTGTGTTGTGTTCTGGAATTGCTGCGAGCTGTGCGGCTGCAGCGCTAGCTCCTGTGTTCCCAAAGCTGCTAGCGGGAGGGGGCATCCTGGGACCTGTTAGGAGGCCAACAGCGTGCACGGTGGGGGCAGTAGTGGGAGATGTCTTTGAACAGGTGAACAGTGGCCTTAGAAATGAGGGAAGCTGAAATACTTAAGGCAAGTCTAATTTACGGTTGTTAACTGCTTTACTGTGTTCTTTCCCCCACCCGCTTAGATTCCATCTGTGaagcaaattttgttttcatttttagaaagatCTAAATAGAGAGTGTAGATCAGAACACTGGTTTATTATCCTACCCTGTCAGCTGATACTATTGTCACAATATAATGGCATTCCTATTGCTGCTGAAGGGTTTAATGCTGAGTGGTGCTGAGGACCCTCACTTCGAGTCTGAAAACAGAGCAGCTTTTTTCCTATGTACCTCAGAATGTGCtttctaaaaatgcaaaagtttgatttatttttttaaattaatctccCAAGATAAAACTTGAGGAGACACTTCTAATGTGTATGCAGAAgatgaaaatacagtatatttttgtGGAAACAGGATTTTGCTACTACAGCCTGTGAGCTGGTTTTCTAGTAGGTAGCTTGCTTAAGTTTAAAAGGGATTCTTGTCCTGTAGTTGTTCTGATGGCTTAAAGTTTATCACATAATCAGCAGTTTGTACCACATTTGTTGTATAAATTTTGTTACGGACATCTGCTGTCTAAGCTATCAAATAGGAAGAAGGcctttccatttgttttcttaaagtgtgtgtgtgtatatatgtatacacacacaaaatacctTGGATTAATATTAGttgatttaaaatgtaaccTGAAAAGCTGCTCTTTTTCACCTTAACCATAGCTGCagtttacaaaaaaatcataatttcatctttttttgcGTAGTTAATTCCATGATTTGATGTATCTATCTcttaaagatgcattttctgcttatttttgtatttcttaaataaagaaTTACATCTGTGATTCGTTTTAAGATGTATTTCACGAGAGCATTATAAGGAGCTCTGAGCCAGCCTGAAAGAagcactgtttgcttttgttgatGAGTTTCCTATTGAAATATTACTGCTTCTGTTATTTTTGGTATGCATGTGTGTACGCACACCCTTTCTGCTCACCTAGAATGAATATTTATTCCTACTGCAATGAAAGTACTACGAATCTAAAACTGGTCAATAATATTTcttacaaagcaaaatgaaaggtCTTCTGCAATACATCTTTAcctgtttttctgttacttcTTGTATGCTGGTAGTTTTTAAAGGAGTGGATGAAGTTGGGTGCTTTCCTCCTCAATGTTCCTTTGACAAATCCTAAtgttaatttttctgctttctttgcagtCAGAACTCTGTCCAATTTCTATATTATATGCAAGGGGATGAAATATACAGTTGTTCCTGAACTGACATCTCTCTGTGGTTCTAGAAGTGTCTTGATCATGTCTCTATCCCCTGTAAAAACCATGTAACCCATCTCATGGGAGAATAGAGACATGGGAAAGTGTAGCAGGTACATTGAAGGAGCAAGGGCTGTAAAGAAGATTGGTACAGAAGAGAAGCATTCTTCAGattctttcatttcctgaagTTCTCCTATCTATGAAATAAACTGGAATTCTCTCAGTTAAGAAGATGGAACTTTTCAGGTCCCTCGGCTGTAGCAAAaaattttagcttaaaaaacaaaatccaagtATTAGTCTCTGTTGGTTCAATCTGTGCCAGTAGGAGTCCTAAACAAAAAGCTGCAACGTTTTGCTGATAAATACTCTCTGCAGTTGATGTTGGTGTAAATTCTTTTACTGAAGGTCTGTACTATAAATCTGTTGTATTGGCTATTGCTGTTACAGAAAATATCAAGCTTAGAGCACTGGATATTCTCAGTGTTAGTTATCCAAGTAACCAAAGCTCCCTAACTTTGAAAACTCAATGTCAAGCCCAGTTAGATGACTAATGCCATCTGTCTGAGACATTTGGATATTAACCTTTTTAGTCTGATGCATGTAATTTCATTCCTGGATGctttcacaaatgaaaaatgcataaatttGCTAACAACTGCATTCCCTCAATTAATTTCAAGCTATAATATGTAGAATTAGATATGATTTTGATGCAGTCTACATTCATTagattaaatatctttttttttccatgtgtaaTGCAGTAAGGAATCAATACCAATTTAGAAAGGGATTATGTTTCTAGCTGCAAGTGTGGTAAGAACACATTTGCTCATTACTGTCAAAGGACAAATCGCTACAGAACACTGTAGAAAAAACCCTCAGAAGCAGAGTCAGCTGATGAATCTGAAAGTATCTCAGTTGTTCAAATGCTACTTTATACCATGCCATTGCCAACTAGTTTTATGTCTCGTAGAAGCCCTGGATGCACTGAAAATGCTCTTTTGAATTGAAGGGTGGAGCTAAGCCTTACATCCGAGGAACGTGGTTGGTCTGTAAAAGATGAGTAATGTTTCAGTCACTTCTGTTGTTTCTATAACTTATGTTATGTTTTGTAGTTTTacagttgttttcttctgttttgtaagAAATCTTACTTTCCACAAAATCCTGGTGAGAGGAAACACGAGTAATGACTTTAGGCAGTGgtgcagaaggagaaagatcAGGAGACCGGTATGGACTTCCAGTATGGACAACACGCACAAGTAGGCTTTGGGACTAGAGATGCATGCCTTTCTTAgttgctctctttctctgttgctCAGTCGTCTTGTTTCCCTTACTGCATTGCTAACAGTGCTTTGGCGGAAAGCTGCCTTCTCCCAAACACCCGCACTGTCGAGCATGGCAGGGCTTGGCCCTGGGGGGAGGCTGTGGGTGCCTGGCTATTGTATAAAAGCACAGCCCTATCAGCTGCCTTTTGGAATAACTTACTCCTGTTTCATTCTTCAGGTACCCTGCCTTTAAAATGGATCTCCTCAGGTTTCAGGCTGTGAGTCCTGGTTGTGCCTAAATCTGGGTTATTAGATTGCCCATTAAAAGGGACTGAAAATACGTGGAACACATGGTACTCCTTCGTGTTCCCTACTGGCTCTGCTCAATGTGGTGGATGCTGTATATCTCTCATGGAGCTTCTCAGTCTCTTTGGGTGTACTGACTCTGAGCAGCAGATTTCACATAGGCATCTCCAGGTTGAACATTGCAATGTTAAATCCTGGTCTGAACGTGGTAGCATTTTAAGAGACCTTTGTCCTCTCTGACTGGGTACAATTGCAGAGGCTTGTGAGGTTTTGCAGTTGTCTAGAGTCTAGTCCCTGGttgtgtattttcatttgtcCTTGTGAACTGTAttccttccactgctgctggagTAAAGTTCTTGTTATGGAGTCCTGTCCCATTTGCAAGTTCAGGACTTTCTCACTCAGATCGCTACTAGACTGTACAACGGTTGCAGTTGTCATTGCTAATGTCTTTTTGTGGGATAAGCAGCAAAGTGCATCCTGTAAGAGAAGAAAGTGTAGCATTCTGCAATTAGAGTGTTCTCATGTGTTTGCATCCTCCTGAAAAGTACTCCTCCACACAAGTACAGGAGAAGGATTTAAGTCTTCACATCTTTGTGGCAAGTAAACTGTAGCAAGTTGCCATGCATGCCTTTCTCCCTTTAGGCCCATATGCCTACAGTTTAAGGATAggcaaactctttttttctgtaattctatCTTATGGAAAATGCTATTGGGGTTTTCTTTTACTTGCCCGGCACCACCTACGATCTGGGCACAAGGGAATTGAGAAACCTTCCTCTGGAAGCGCAGTTAGGATGGCAGTGCTGGGCTCGTTTTATTTCTAGTGCTGCTGTAGGCCAAAAGCATTGCAAAGAGCTGGTGTCTCATTATCTAGTGCAgttttaaagtgttttctttctctctcacagaGTGCACCTCTGGGTggagagagaggatgagaaagTTGAGCCCTGAAAAGCATACCACCAAGGCTTGGTAAGTGAATGGAAACTCAAGACTGCAACAGAGTGCCCCGAGCCCCTGACATGCAGTTTCCCACTACGTAAATTGAGCAGAAAAAAGTAGTTGTCTAGAAAACGCTGAGCGGGGTAACTGAGGGCATTTTGTTACCTATCGGTAGACATGCTCCATaagccagtattttttttgttcaaataaaatGCCTATGGGAAACAATCTTACCTAAGCTTTCATGTGTGGCTTCTGTGTAGTTTTCTCATTCATGTTAATGTTGCGGCATATTATGTTGTGGTATCAGAATGATGGACTGTGTTCATTAGCTTttgcaaagaagagaaaaatgaaatgttttataaaaattgGAGAGTGTGAAGCAATGAGTATACAAGAGGTGACAGGATATGGTCTTGAATTCTTATAGGTTTGTTTATCCTGGTCTCAGAGTTAGAGTATATAAATACTAATACAAATACAGCATCTTTATGAAGCATACAGGTAGTTTCCCCTTACTACAGATTGTAATAGTGGAAATGTTAGgggatacattttaaaaaaaattaaaatgacattttaacaTTCAAGCAAAATTTGGAGAAAGCATTTTGGGCCATAGCTTAAACCTTTGCTCAAGTCTGTGTTTTGCCCGAGTGAGAATCGGACACTTCAGTAGGTGCGGAAATGGGAGACGCTTAGAGACAGAAAATAGGAAGCTTGAGGCAGAATGACTTGGTAGAATTTAGCCCATCTGAATAGTCTTTTTTTAACACCTTTGTTCAAGTGTTCACGAAAGTTGTTTTTACAGCTTTCTTCCTgaatgttaatttttctttttgagcgCTCATTTCTGAACCATAAAATATGTCTGAAAATCTTCCAGCAAGTTTCTAATGCATATGTAACGTGACTACAGTGCAGGAAGTTTGTGCTGCTGACATAGCTGGCTGCGGATGACATCAATTGCTTATGTTACAGGAAAAAGtaagaggaggagcaggaagagcaTTTCCAGCTTATCTGTTACGGCTGGGGAGGGCGAGCAGTACGAAGACTTACGCCCCAGAAATCCCAGCCCGGGGGGCCAAGACTGCCATTTGTGCTGCTTCTAAAGTTGGTCAGGTTACGACGGAAGTGTTGGGGCAAACCGCCGTTCTTAGAGGCGTGATGCTCCGTTTTAAAGTTTAAGGGCGACTGTATTTCCTAGCGGCCAGGTTGGCTGGCCCGTGGAAAACGGGAGTGTGAAAATCACCCGTGTACCACCAGAGGGCAACAGTCTCAGAGGCTGGAAATCGGGATTTCTGTGGCACTTCTGCTTGGGGAGCAGGCAAGCGGGAGAGGGTCCAGTGCTGGGGGGGACACGCCAGCCCTTGGTGCTTGCAAAACCACATGCTTCAGAAACGCTTAGTGCAGTGGGAATTTTACCCTTAGCTTCAGCTGTCAATGCACGGCTGATGGCAGGTCTCTGACGGTTCCTCCCTAGCGGGTCTCCCAGGCCTTGTTTTGAGTGCTGTGGAAAACTGGATCCCTCTGAATTGCCACAATCCTAAATTTTTAGCTGTTGTTTGAGTTTTGTTTGTCATGTGAAAGAGAGGAGGTATGACACGCTCTGAATTCTACCAGTGTGTGTTATCGATGGACAGGGGTATGCTAGGAATCtcataaaatgaagaaagaaaaattcagttaaaaacaatagcttttttttttttttttttttttgatattttaaagcatatacCCTTAGGACTTCTCTTCCAAAGTGCCTGGCACTTGTGGTTGCATTAGGAACCAGCGCTGCGCTCAGAGTATCAGCTCCAAGGAACTGCAGTTAGCCCCTGAAATATTGCGACATCAGTCTCAGTTGATaccttttataatttttcttacatttttatggtccattttgcagaaaactTAGTCTAAATTCAGAGCTATCTAAACAAATGCCTACTGCACTgacttagaatcacagaataattttggtTGGAAGAAACTTGTGGAGGTTACCTGGTCCAACCTCCcgctcaaagcagggccaatATCAAAGCAAGATCACATTGTTCTCTTggataaagattaaaaaaaaaaaacaaccaaacaatAAAAcccaaaacttaaaaaaacaagaaaaataacctAAGCTGAGAAGATGCAGACTTGGCCGTTCTCATGTCAGGGTCAAACGTAGTGTTTTGTGCATGCCTTTCAGAGCTCCTCAATGCAGAACCCACTGTTTGTTTCAcgaaaaaaaaggttaattttgTGGAGAGGGTCATACAACAAGAAGGAGAGTTGGTAAAGATGGGAAATCATGATTATGATGTGGGTCCCTGGAAAATGGTGTACTGGTCCAGCTATGGGGCAGTGATGGGTTCCTCAATCTGTCTGCACTGTATTTAAGCCATGTGAATCCTATGATTTGTAGCTCTGGCAGGGCCAGAAaggtgggggtttttttgttgttttttgtttttttcttcttaatgtgTGGTTTGGTTTCTGTTGGGTTTTGGGGAAGGGATTCAGGGATTCCTTGTGGCTTCTGCAGGAGCCCAGGAGATTGACAGGGTGAGGGAGTGTATTGGTGCTATTCACAGAATTAAATGCTCAGAAGCACTCTGCTGCTCTACTGGCAAATTCAGAGTTAAACCCGTTGGCAGACTTTGGGCCGGGAGGGAATTTTGGATCAGGCTGGCAGTGACTGTTTGTATTCCCTCCCTTCCTGgcatttttactgaagaaattcCCTGCTGTTGCAGGGACATTCGCAATGCTTTGATCTCTCCTAATCTGTCCTATGGCTTGTTAGTGTTGCGGGGTTTGGTCTGCTACTGTAGATCTGAAGATTTTTACAGGAATCTGGAAGGTTTTTGGTGGGCTGATTGGAGTGGATATTCTGTGGACCTTTCTAAACTTGAGTATCTGCTATATGTCTGAGAGGAGACTAGCTGTCTGAGTAGTCCAAAATTCCTTGTACTAGGGATTTTGGAAATAGCCTAGAAAAACTTCCTTCATCAAGTgctaataatttcttttaacaatcttctctttttcagggTATCAGTCTTTTGCTCTTGAAGATTTTCGTAGTGGAGTTGTTATCCAGTCGTGATTATTTTGCAAGGCTCCGATAATGTCTTATTTCTGGAACATGCCTTTGGCTCATCTGAAGAGTGACTGTTCACTGGTTTACTCTTGTCACTAGGATTTAACTATCTGTGGTTACTATCCTGGTGGGCAAAGCACGTAGTAAGGTATTGCTGGTTTAGTTCAATATATATGCCCAGTTCCCAGGGCTAGGTTGACCGAAGTGAAGTGTAGATATTTATGGTGAAACGTGaatgttttgttatttaaaaactaTGCGGTAATAAAAATACACCGGTACCTGGCAGCAAATTCAGAACCTGCTTTTGCATCTGCACTTGTTATGATTACTGAGGGACTTATTCAATGGAAGCAAGTTTCAGCCCTCTTTTTCTAAACAGATTGCTACTATTTTTAGTATGGTGACTTTTGCTCCGGTTTGAACTGATGCGTCTCAGTTTTGCATGTTGCGCATCAAGAGTGTCTGACTGAATGTATGTGTATGACTTGGGAAATACGTGAGGGTCTCGATATGCTGAACTGATGGATTTGGCAGGATTCTCAAAGGGAAAATGCAGGAATCGTTCCCTTCTGCC
The Rhea pennata isolate bPtePen1 chromosome 14, bPtePen1.pri, whole genome shotgun sequence genome window above contains:
- the HNRNPA0 gene encoding heterogeneous nuclear ribonucleoprotein A0, giving the protein MENSQLCKLFIGGLNVQTTEAGLREHFAAYGTLTDCVVVLNPQTKRSRCFGFVTYSAVEEADAAMAASPHAVDGNAVELKRAVSREDSAKPGAHAKVKKLFVGGLKGDVGEGDLVQHFSQFGPVEKAEIIADKQSGKKRGFGFVYFQNHDAADKAAVVKFHPIQGHRVEVKKAVPKEDIQSSGGGGGGGSSRPSRGGRGGGRGRGGGSGNRDHNGLSKGGGGYNSYGGYGGGGGGGYGSYGSGSYGGGGGGGGGDYGNGYGGFGSYSQHQSSYGPMKSGGGGGGGGGNWGGRSNSGPYRGGYGGGGYGGGSF